A window of the Candidatus Baltobacteraceae bacterium genome harbors these coding sequences:
- a CDS encoding ATP-binding cassette domain-containing protein — translation MIARLDDVTLRYGDRVVLQNCSLDIVEGAITCIIGLSGAGKSTILRLLDGLRKPDVGHVYVRDKDICHMPESELIEMRSKIGFAFQFAALFDSMTIGDNIALPLREHSSLPEKEIKEIALATLDSVGLSHTYDNLPSELSGGMLKRAGFARAVVTNPDVVLYDEPTTGLDPIVTHLLTDTIKRLRQKLNATAVVISHDLQSIYMMADYVAMLFEGAIIAYGTVEEVKESMNPIVQQFLQGSEVGPIPL, via the coding sequence TTGATCGCCCGGCTCGACGACGTCACCCTGCGCTACGGCGACCGCGTCGTGCTGCAGAACTGCTCGCTCGACATCGTTGAGGGCGCGATCACCTGTATTATCGGGCTCTCCGGAGCCGGTAAATCGACGATCCTGCGGCTGCTCGACGGGCTGCGAAAACCCGACGTGGGACACGTCTACGTCCGCGATAAAGATATCTGTCACATGCCCGAGAGCGAGTTAATCGAGATGCGAAGCAAAATCGGCTTCGCGTTTCAGTTCGCGGCGCTCTTCGACAGCATGACGATCGGCGACAACATCGCGCTCCCGCTGCGCGAGCACAGCTCCCTCCCGGAGAAGGAGATCAAGGAAATTGCGTTAGCGACGCTCGACAGCGTCGGTCTCTCGCATACCTACGACAACCTTCCAAGCGAACTATCGGGCGGCATGCTCAAGCGCGCCGGATTCGCGCGGGCGGTGGTCACCAATCCCGACGTCGTGCTCTACGACGAGCCGACGACGGGACTAGATCCGATCGTCACGCACCTGCTCACCGACACGATCAAGCGGCTGCGTCAAAAGCTTAACGCCACCGCCGTCGTCATCTCGCACGACCTGCAGTCGATTTACATGATGGCCGACTACGTCGCCATGCTCTTCGAGGGGGCGATCATCGCCTACGGCACCGTCGAGGAAGTCAAAGAATCGATGAACCCCATCGTTCAGCAATTCTTGCAAGGCAGCGAAGTGGGACCCATCCCCTTATGA